The DNA region TGCGCGAAGTGACGAACCGGCTTGAGGGGGAGATCGACGCCCTCGGGGACGAGATCGACACCCTCGACACCAAGCTCAACAGTCTCACGACCCGCGAGGAACGGTATGAAGCCAAGCTCGAATCGCTCGAATACTGGTTACGGGTCAAGGGGATGCGATTCGACCCCGGTAACGGGAGACTCAAAGAGGTGGCCGCGAGCGCCGGGCGGGAACCGGAAGGTGTCATACAGGACCTTAAGCTCCGGAATCCAGATGTGCCGGATGTGGCCTTCGGCGACGGGGATCCCGGAGACACCTACAATCCACCGGACAGTAATCAGACGGCGCTCAAATCCACCGAGAGTACCGGCGGGGACGGCGAGATAACCCCGCTTCGGGACCGAGAGGAGATTTACCGGGAGCGAGAGCCCGCGACAGAGACGGAGCCGGGGACGGAGCCGGAGCTGATAGGCGACGGCTCCGGCGACACTCAGGACAACCGACCGAACAACCCCGACGAGTGAGTTAACAACTTACTTCTCAGCGTTATTAACCAGATCTAGAAGTGGTGCCGACGGTCTACCCAAATACAAATTTGTATTTCCAAACCCAAATTTGTATTTGGTCGTCTAGTAGTAGTGTAGTAGTAGTGTAGTAGTAGTAGTAGTAGTAGTAGTAGTAGTAGTAGTAGTAGTAGTAGCGTAGCTGTAGCGGCCGTTAACAGCGGTTGCGTCGGTCTGAGAAAGGTGGTTCGGACGGGGGTGCTCCTGTCGGTGGTTTGTCGCGTCGGGCTGATCTACCGAATACAAATTTGCGTTCGGACCGTTCCTGTTGCTTCCCCGGGGTCGTGTTGCCGCCGGTAGGACGGATTTATCCTGTCGGTGGTTTGTCGCGTCGGGCTGATCCTGTTGCTCGCGTCCGGTCGAAACGGGTGGTTCGTTCGTTTCGGTCCTGTTGGATCGAACGGGACAGGTTGGGGCTGACGTGACTCGGACGGATCGACACCGGCGCGTGGGTGGACTGACCACCCGAACCCCCGGGGTAGCGTGAGCAGATCCCTGTTGCTCCCCGTCTCCCTCAGTCCTGTTCAGTACTGTCTGTCCTCTCTGCCCTGTCCTGTCCTTCCCCTCTCTGTCCTCCCTCTCTCAGTCCGTCGCTGTGGTCTCTCTGAGCCTATCACATAGCCCTCTCTGGGGACTCTCCTCTCTGTAAGGGGTTTAACCCTACTCAACCATCGTCTCCCCGTGAGAGGCGTCTCACGCACAGCTATTGCACACACCTGTACATCCTTGCGTGTGCAAGGTGGGCTCGAGATTTGCAGGGATCGCTGTTATCACTCTTTCTTGCCGGAGTAGTTCGTATCGGATTAAGGATACGTCGGAGGTATCGGTTGGATGACACAGGCCGCAGTCTATCGATTCGTGTTTCGGGGGATCGCCTGAGTCACGGATCTACTTTTGATTAGTGCAGTAATCAAAAGTGGATTGGCCGTCAGCCGCAGAGGCGCTGTGTGCGTTCCTGAGCACCGTCGTCTCTCCGAGTGCTATACTACTCGTTTCGTCGCCCGGCCACGCCAGCGGCGCGCTGTGGCTTCGGGGCTGAGCCACGGCGCTATGCCAGCCACGCGAGCCACGGAGCGCTGACACCGGGCGGTGTCGGCCCGTGGCCGGTCCGGCCACGCGGTCGGTGGCCGGCCACCCCGCCTGCTCATGTCAGCGAGTCTATACACGCGCGCAGTCTGTCAGCGCCCTGTCACGCCGCAGGCTCCCCTATCTCACCACTAATACTATATAAGGCAAGATTCAATCCTATTTAAAGTATCGAAAGACTTATACGTTAGAATCCCTTAGAGACGCGTAGGTGCCGCGCGCTCCGCCCTCCCCTCCCCGCGCTGGCCGCTGGCGATCAGCCACGGCCAGCCGACAGATCTGGTCCACAGGGGCCTCGATTTGGTCCGTCATAGATTCGGGGTCGGGCGCGCGACACCGACCTGTCTGCGCGAATCAGACATCCGTGTGTTCAGTTCCGGTGCGCGCGTGGGTTTGGGAGACCACCCGCGCCGGGATCAGTGCTTACATCGAGCAACATCAGGTTCGTCTCGGCGACCTGTGACATTTGGGAACGTCAAGTTTCCACCCCATCTTTTGAACGAATGACTAACTCTACTCTACTCTATCTGGATAGGTCATGCAAATGGCCACCAATATGCGATATCTGAACGGATCGAACACGGACGAATCGAGCATAACCACGAACGCGACCCCGAACGCGTCGGTCGTCGTCCGTCGGACCCCGGATGAGATGGACGCGAACCGGGGACGCGAGCGCCACCCGGACGCGCCACGTCCCCCGGGGAACCACCCGACGGCAGTCCGCGGGCTCGATCCAGAGACGGGGCGGGCGGTGTGGATCGACTTCGGCGAGGACGGTGGCGCCGAGATCGTCGGTCCGGTGGTCCTCCCGGATGGCACACTTCCGGACCGAGAGCCGGGAGCGGTCGGCAACCGAGAGAGCGCGGCCACGGCCACGGAGCCCGACCGGGAGAGCCCGCCCGGAGCGATCGAAACGGCGATCGGGAGCGACCGACTCGCCACGCTCGCGAGCGTCAACCCCGGCCGACTCGGCAAGCTGGCGGGGCTCGATATCGGCGCCGACCGCGACACCGAAGCCAACACCGAACCCGACCGGGAGAGCCCGACAACTGAGAGCCACCGGCGGGCGTCGCCTGTCACGGGGACGCTGACCGCTCTCTCCCCCGTGAAGGGCGTCGGGAGCACGGACGACACCGACGCGAACACGGAGAGCGACACCGAGAGCAACGAGGACACCGAGCGGGTCGGTCCGGATCGGGTCGGGGCGCCGACGCTGGCGGCCTATCGTGAGGCTCACGCCGACGCTGAGAGCACGGACGGGGAGGGCGACCGATGAGTGCGAGCGCCCGCCGTCACACCGACGCCGAACTACTCCGATACGCGGCTCAGGTGTCGAGCGAACACGGTGAGCCATTCAGCGCCTCGTCGATGGCGCCGAAGACGGACCTCTCGACGGACGACCTCGCGGACCAGCTGCTCGCCCTCTCACTGGATTATGAGACGCCGGCCTCGCGGCGAGGAAAACGAGATTCGTACCTCCCCTTACGGAGCGTCCGGGTCGCTGGCGAGAGAGTGTGGTTCCTCGCCCCTCCGGATGAGATCGAGCGCACGGACCGCCTGACGGGCGTTAGACAGGCGGCGATCCTGCACAAGGGCGACGACCTCCGGGTTGGCTCACTCAACACGCAGTCGCTCCACGGCAACCGTGCATGGGAGCCGGACCGGGGGGACCGTCGGGCCACGGAACTGCTGGCCGAGCACGCCCCTGAGTGGTGGCGAGAGGCCGCCGACGAATGACCGCCACGTAAGCGACACTCAGACCGCCATATCGGCCCCATTTCACCCCGTGACGCTTCGGCCCTCCATCCACGCCGTAACACCCCCGACCGCCGCAGAGACCTCCTTGCACGCAAATCCGGGACTAAGAGCCGATTCGACGTTTTTCCAGAAACCCCCCGAGAACGGCGTGTTCGGCACGCCGGGACGCTCTCAGGCAAAAAACAACTCATGACAACACACGATATAGACATTTCAGACGATACGAGCGGCAAAGACGCGGAAATATCGGATATTGTAAGCGGCATCGAAACGTGCGATCGAATGATAGAGATGGCAGAGTCGCGATTAAACGGGAGAATAAGGAACGCGGAGCACGAACGTATCCGGATTCAGTACATCAAAGCGATAAGTACCCATCTCCGGACAAAACGGAGTTATCTGAAAGATCGCGAATTAGAGGAGATGGCCGAAACGGTGGCCGACCTCGAAAGGGAGATCGGCCGGCCATGAGCCGTGACGACCGGGAGGACTTACGCCGGCGGATCGAGGAGCTTCGGGATCGGGCTGGCGAGAGGCCGGACCTGATAGAAGCGCTGGGGATCGAGCGGGCGGCGGAGTGGTGGTTTGATCCGGACACGCAGAAGCGAATGATCCAGTCGTCGCTGGGCGGCTCACAGCGGCCTCAGGCGGTCGTAACGACCTCCGAGGGCGAGGAGTACCGCGCCGACCTGATCGCACTGTGGACGGGCGTGGTGTCCTCTCAGGACCCGGATGAGATTATCGAGGAGACGGAGGCCAGCGGATGAGTCAGCCACGGTGTCCGCGTGGCGACGACTGTGTGGGCGACGGCCATGTGTCCCGTGACTGGCGACGCGTGTTTGGCGATCGCCCGTGTTTGGACTGTTCGGGAGCGGGCTGGCGGATCGATAAGAGCGACTTCGGGGGGATCGACGACCTGAGGCCAGCTGACGCCGACGGCGGACTGCCGTCGGGCCGTGGTCGGTCCGACCACGATGCCGACGCGGACACCCCGCAATGGGGTGCCGAGTAGTGGGGTCACGTCGGCGTGTGGTCTGTGGATTCGCGGGATTTCATGGGGTTGCGTGGAGCCCCTGACACAACGTGAACACCCCTGGAAGGGACCCAACGACGTGATCGACGCTGGTCCCGGGGGTGCGACTGGTTCTCAGGATCCACTGACACATCAATTAATCGGTCGCTGAGGACGACGGCGAGCGTAACACGATTGAGGAACGAGCGGGTGGAGCGGTCCGGGGTATTGGGCCGCCCACCGACTCAGTGGAACCGTGGGAACTCGCGGGACCGTCCCGCTAAGCGTGCACACTCCCTCACAGGCCATCCACCTTCCGGGTGTGTGCAAATGAGACTCAATGCCACAGGGACTTATTTGTAGTGCATTGGAGATTGCGACGATGCCGCCGCCGGAGGTCTTGGGTGGATGGACCCCCGTCAGCAGACAGTAGAGTCCATGTACAGACTCGCGCTGCCTTCTTGTGACAACACAATTTTCCTCACGCGGTTCGGTACCGCGGGTCGGAACGAGTCGCACGCCCCCGGGAGCAGTACGGGGTGTGCGTCTGCTACGTAGTGCCACGACAACTTATCGATAACGGTGGCGGATAGAAGCGACGTGAGCGCCTGTGATTCGGGCTCGACGTGTCGATATCTTCTTTCGTGTTCGCTTGTTTCGTGGACATGGGTTCTTGATCTGAGACCCACCCGCTCGCCTGTGCAACCAGGCGGGCGACCATTCATACCGTCCTCAATCGCCCCGAAGAGCGGGTGTGTCTCTACCTATTGCTAATGAGCAACAGGTATATATAGTAGAGAGGAGTACATCCATCCATGGAACGCGAGCGAGCCGAAAACGGCCGGTACGCTGAACAGGTCACTGAAGAACGGGTTCTCGGTGTCCTCGGGAGAGGGGATGGAGTGACGAGACCGCAATCCGCGAAGCAGGTGGCCGATAAGATCGGCTGCACTCGGCAAGCAGTGGACCGCAAGCTCCGAGAACTCGAAAAAGATGGAAAGGTCCTGAAGCATGAGCTCGGATCGAGGAGTGTGGCGTGGACGCCCCGAAGGATGCTCCGTCGGGGCTGAGTGAGTTCGTGCATCAGTCAGCTGTCTAAAATCTCCAGTCGAAATCAGTCGTACAGGAGTCTGACGGCTGGCTGACGGTGTTACTTGGTACTACGATCGTAACACACCGGTAATGCAGAGCATTACGATCAAATTATCCAGTGAGACGATTGACTCACTCAACAGCATCGCGGAGGCTGAGCACGACGGAAACCGCTCAGACGCTGTACGGGAGTTACTGAGTAAGGGTATGGACTATGACGCGCTCGAAGCTCGGCACAAGGAGGCTCAGCAGCAGCTCCGTGCGGTCAATGCCAGACAGGAGGATGTGGGCGAGCTTGTTGAGCACGTTGAGCGCGAGCGTGAGTTACAGCAGCGGGAGCGTGAGCGCCGAGATGCCCCGATTTGGCAACGAGCGAAGTGGTGGGTGCTTGGACGCTCTTGACTTTTCTTCGGCAGTCTTAACAGGGCGTGGGCTCAACACTCAATCGTTGACTACCAGGGTCGGCCTCTGGATGAGTG from Halalkalicoccus jeotgali B3 includes:
- a CDS encoding ribbon-helix-helix protein, CopG family, whose translation is MQSITIKLSSETIDSLNSIAEAEHDGNRSDAVRELLSKGMDYDALEARHKEAQQQLRAVNARQEDVGELVEHVERERELQQRERERRDAPIWQRAKWWVLGRS